A genomic segment from Streptomyces longhuiensis encodes:
- a CDS encoding helicase HerA domain-containing protein, with product MTQTKFDKQVEETAESLAFGIGRVLGGRDLDGVKRTDATFWRPGTRVLPKVEGRVPRRSYKAGWRRLSFRVALGAGVAESGYLATRDLDVTVQTAQDLWENRDQVLATLEPGGIGTASVLTVGSVAYMVLTRERRELMREWVVPLHEAIVGPLGYAEQTDPRRYLHIPKNFSDDDAEIRVDLPRTLKFSRDQIADLITQKLALEGVTFSWNVAGRDTHLLMKKTRKPPAKALFKELKMREMVAKAPESAPVIGIGSAGRVVSVDLDAESPHILVNASTGGGKSVTLRCIACQMLHHGSRVFVLDTKRISHPWANGLPGVTYCRDTADIHDALVELGMEGRRRVHVADELGIDTDPNAIGPRLLILLEEVNATMKQLARYWEKTRESGDPKVSPAVDALNEILYMGRQVRMHVLLVAQSATARALGGPEIREQFATRIMARYSMNAWRMLAPEIQPAPKSTKHPGRAQVVMGGTARETQVLFFTDAEAREWASPGAAVTSPKRAAVPAQPGPVQVQKLPTDFLTGAHRITPPAADPAGDGAVSATTATSPANPAPADDDQAVGLREAHEHHLPDVTLAALRYARANDPAFPGSVDKRGAELLYRVGDLKQWARNRPRAAAGTTDH from the coding sequence ATGACACAGACGAAGTTCGACAAGCAGGTGGAAGAGACCGCCGAATCCCTCGCGTTCGGGATCGGCCGGGTCCTGGGCGGCCGGGACCTGGACGGCGTGAAGCGGACCGACGCCACCTTCTGGCGGCCGGGCACCCGCGTCTTGCCGAAGGTGGAGGGTCGTGTGCCCCGCCGCTCCTACAAGGCAGGGTGGCGGCGCCTTTCCTTCCGCGTCGCGCTGGGGGCCGGTGTCGCGGAGAGCGGCTACCTGGCCACCCGGGACCTGGACGTCACCGTGCAGACCGCCCAGGACCTCTGGGAGAACCGGGACCAGGTCCTCGCGACGCTGGAGCCCGGCGGGATCGGTACGGCCTCCGTCCTCACCGTCGGCAGCGTGGCGTACATGGTGCTGACCCGCGAGCGCCGGGAGCTGATGCGCGAGTGGGTCGTCCCGCTGCACGAAGCGATCGTCGGACCGCTGGGCTACGCGGAGCAGACCGACCCGCGCCGCTACCTCCACATCCCGAAGAACTTCTCCGACGACGACGCGGAGATACGCGTCGACCTGCCCAGGACCCTGAAGTTCTCACGCGACCAGATCGCCGACCTCATCACCCAGAAGCTCGCCCTGGAGGGCGTGACGTTCTCCTGGAACGTCGCCGGGCGCGACACCCATCTGCTGATGAAGAAGACCCGCAAGCCCCCGGCCAAGGCCCTCTTCAAAGAACTCAAGATGCGGGAAATGGTGGCCAAGGCCCCGGAGTCCGCACCGGTCATCGGGATCGGTTCCGCGGGCCGGGTTGTCTCCGTCGACCTGGACGCCGAATCCCCGCACATCCTGGTCAACGCCTCCACCGGCGGCGGCAAGTCGGTGACCCTGCGCTGCATCGCCTGCCAGATGCTCCACCACGGCTCGCGGGTGTTCGTCCTCGACACCAAGCGGATCTCCCACCCGTGGGCGAACGGCCTTCCCGGCGTCACCTACTGCCGCGACACCGCCGACATCCACGACGCCCTGGTCGAACTCGGCATGGAAGGCCGGCGCCGGGTGCACGTCGCCGACGAACTCGGCATCGACACCGACCCGAACGCGATTGGCCCGCGGCTGCTGATCCTCCTCGAAGAGGTCAACGCCACGATGAAGCAGTTGGCCCGCTACTGGGAAAAGACCCGCGAGTCCGGTGACCCGAAGGTCTCCCCGGCCGTCGACGCGCTCAACGAGATCCTCTACATGGGCCGCCAGGTCCGCATGCACGTGCTCTTGGTCGCCCAGTCCGCGACGGCCCGCGCCCTCGGGGGCCCGGAAATCCGCGAGCAGTTCGCGACCCGCATCATGGCCCGCTACAGCATGAACGCCTGGCGCATGCTCGCCCCGGAGATCCAGCCGGCACCGAAGTCCACGAAGCACCCGGGGCGCGCCCAGGTCGTCATGGGCGGCACTGCCCGCGAGACCCAGGTGCTGTTCTTCACCGACGCCGAAGCCCGGGAGTGGGCCAGCCCCGGCGCGGCCGTCACCAGCCCGAAGCGCGCAGCCGTCCCGGCGCAGCCCGGCCCGGTACAGGTGCAGAAGCTGCCTACTGACTTCCTCACCGGCGCCCACCGCATCACGCCCCCGGCAGCCGACCCGGCGGGCGACGGCGCGGTCAGCGCCACCACGGCGACGTCGCCGGCGAACCCGGCCCCGGCCGACGACGACCAGGCGGTGGGGCTGCGCGAGGCCCACGAACACCACCTGCCGGACGTCACCCTCGCTGCCCTGCGCTACGCCCGCGCCAACGACCCGGCCTTCCCCGGCTCAGTCGACAAGCGCGGCGCCGAACTCCTCTACCGCGTCGGCGACCTCAAGCAGTGGGCCCGCAACCGACCCCGCGCCGCCGCCGGCACCACCGACCACTGA
- a CDS encoding AAA family ATPase encodes MLLTQVRSRLFRNIVDSGDVAIAPDVTALVGKNESGKTSLLSSIYRFNPVYGESFNINRDYPRWRKVPDTRSGAIADAQPITCTFKLDDSDLEAVAAELGPGVLTATAYTRSVLYNGTDEVDLVVDEAAALENLYEDEETPEALRSALGAKSLAEALEAAIGPEYAADLELAADTGYTRDDINLFVQAARQRLGDVDSAWQRAARIVRAREPKFFYFSSYETLPGRIALSDLGGQEEEPGASEIQTAKALLALAGTTATALSAEDFEDRKAELEAVSNDLTRQVFTYWNQNPDLSVVIDLDKTTVQAPNGQQAVASHLDIRVRDTRHEFTNNFSARSSGFQWFFSFLAAFSAFEDYSHGVVVLLDEPGLSLHGRAQADFLRFINERLAPTAQVIYTTHSPFMVETARLDRVRIVEDRGVEFGSLVTDEVLGVTDDSLFPLQAALGYDIAQNLFVGPDNLLVEGTSDFTYLTLISDLLKDADRTHLDERWRILPAGGATNIPAFVALIGKNLDATVLIDGSPAGVTKIKNLTGKGLLAPARLLIVDTYSGIGESDIEDLFAPEDYLRLYNAAFGSTLQVSDLNGSDRIIARIARATRTQFKEHGRPSDALLRNRDTLLPELSEITLSRFEQLFTDINSTLR; translated from the coding sequence ATGCTGCTCACTCAGGTGCGAAGTCGCCTCTTTCGTAACATCGTTGACAGCGGCGACGTCGCCATCGCGCCCGATGTCACGGCACTGGTCGGGAAGAACGAGAGCGGGAAGACATCGCTGCTCTCGTCGATCTACCGCTTCAACCCCGTGTACGGGGAATCCTTCAACATCAACAGGGACTACCCGCGCTGGCGGAAGGTCCCTGACACGCGTTCGGGCGCGATCGCCGACGCTCAGCCGATCACCTGCACCTTCAAGCTCGACGACTCTGACCTGGAGGCCGTCGCTGCCGAACTTGGACCCGGTGTGCTCACCGCCACCGCGTACACCCGATCTGTCTTGTACAACGGGACGGACGAGGTCGATCTGGTCGTCGACGAGGCCGCTGCGCTGGAGAACCTGTACGAGGACGAGGAGACCCCCGAGGCTCTCCGAAGCGCTCTCGGAGCAAAGAGCCTTGCTGAAGCCCTCGAAGCCGCCATTGGTCCGGAATACGCCGCCGACCTGGAGCTCGCGGCGGACACGGGATACACCAGGGACGACATCAACCTGTTCGTCCAGGCCGCACGCCAGCGCCTGGGCGACGTCGACAGTGCCTGGCAGCGAGCGGCACGCATTGTGCGTGCGCGCGAGCCGAAGTTCTTCTACTTCAGCTCCTACGAAACTTTGCCCGGCCGGATAGCGCTCAGCGATCTCGGAGGCCAAGAAGAGGAGCCCGGCGCCTCCGAGATCCAGACGGCCAAGGCATTGCTCGCCCTCGCAGGCACGACGGCGACCGCTCTGTCAGCGGAGGACTTCGAGGACCGCAAGGCCGAACTCGAAGCAGTGAGTAACGATCTCACGCGTCAGGTCTTTACCTACTGGAACCAGAATCCCGACCTCTCTGTCGTGATCGACCTGGACAAGACCACCGTCCAGGCCCCGAACGGTCAGCAGGCGGTCGCCAGCCATCTCGACATCCGCGTGCGCGACACCCGCCACGAGTTCACCAACAACTTCTCCGCCCGCTCCAGCGGTTTCCAGTGGTTCTTCAGCTTCCTCGCGGCCTTCTCCGCCTTCGAGGACTACTCCCACGGGGTCGTCGTCCTCCTTGACGAGCCTGGACTCAGCCTCCACGGCCGCGCCCAGGCGGACTTCCTGCGCTTCATCAACGAACGCCTCGCGCCGACCGCGCAGGTCATCTACACAACCCACTCTCCCTTTATGGTCGAAACGGCTCGTCTCGACCGTGTGCGGATCGTTGAGGACCGCGGAGTCGAGTTCGGCTCCCTCGTCACCGACGAGGTCCTTGGCGTCACCGATGACTCCCTCTTTCCGCTGCAGGCCGCCCTCGGCTACGACATCGCCCAGAACCTCTTTGTCGGCCCCGACAACCTCCTGGTCGAAGGCACCAGCGACTTCACCTACCTCACCCTCATCAGCGACCTGTTGAAAGACGCCGACCGAACCCATCTCGACGAGCGCTGGCGCATCCTGCCTGCTGGCGGCGCCACGAACATCCCCGCCTTCGTCGCCCTCATCGGCAAGAACCTCGACGCAACCGTCCTCATCGATGGCAGCCCCGCAGGCGTCACTAAGATCAAGAACCTCACGGGCAAGGGCCTGCTGGCTCCCGCGCGACTCCTGATCGTCGACACCTACAGCGGCATCGGGGAGAGCGACATCGAGGATCTGTTTGCCCCGGAGGACTACCTCAGGCTCTACAACGCCGCCTTCGGAAGCACCCTCCAGGTCAGCGACCTCAACGGAAGCGATCGGATCATCGCCCGCATCGCCCGGGCCACCAGGACCCAGTTCAAGGAGCACGGCCGCCCCTCGGACGCCCTCCTCCGGAACCGGGACACCCTTCTGCCGGAACTCTCCGAGATCACCTTGAGCCGCTTCGAGCAGCTCTTCACCGACATCAACAGCACCCTCCGCTGA
- a CDS encoding DEAD/DEAH box helicase has protein sequence MAVKLRDHQIEAVAAIVRGFDIPPGGVPWTGLRGQVHAACGTGKTIIAAASAKRIVPKGRILVLVPTLDLLAQTVKAWHDAGHKGPAVAVCSLQDDPELWSMKVRSTTNPVQLALWHGAGPVTIYATYASLGVLTEAFEGVYGQQLAPMDLAVVDEAHRTSGSMGKAWADIHDQTKIPAHRRLYLTATPRIWEERLNREVAEGVRDPLPREMAASMDDEKVFGPVLYKLSLASAVSRGLLARYQIIVLELQDPVVTPERLMGEERHTEEVRGQRLGALQAALLHTMAQHNLQTCITFHHRTIEAQAYAEGLERVAKRLHVDQPEAYPSEVWADWLCGEHVPERRRGVLGGFGSTALRAVLSNCRVLGEGVDIRAVDSVALLDPKGAPHDIVQAIGRALRQKPGQGKVASLIVPVFLQPGEKPEDMFTSGSYRPLVKVLEGLRAHDEEAIELLAIPQEPQKDVAQPSEYIGPPPEEGEDESRLLLRFAAPRDPVMVADWVSFNVIDTEKQDWARGWASLKKFTDRELHARVPYGHKEGAYPLGQWVAEQRRAYGAGQMTGQRAQRLEKLGMVWSPADERFQENLAAARAYYEEHWTLCAPRTASALDKPVGQWLSNLRRPGALADRPEWEAALREIDADWNPPWPAAWQRHYAVVREMLAEETILAYVEPGVTVHGMDIGKWLAKQRKPEVWAALSDGQRERLEAVGVVPHVPEPAAPAKPFTAPVSAFERGVAALAQYKAREGSVKVPRAHVEALPDGTEVKLGVFLSNSKTRRAKLTAHKLQVLAALGLDWAA, from the coding sequence ATGGCCGTAAAACTACGTGACCACCAGATCGAAGCCGTTGCCGCCATTGTGCGCGGCTTCGATATCCCGCCGGGCGGTGTTCCCTGGACCGGTCTTCGCGGGCAGGTGCACGCCGCGTGTGGCACGGGAAAGACGATTATTGCCGCAGCGTCGGCAAAGCGGATCGTCCCCAAGGGGCGCATTCTCGTGCTGGTGCCGACGCTGGATCTGCTGGCGCAGACGGTGAAGGCGTGGCACGACGCCGGGCACAAGGGGCCGGCGGTTGCCGTGTGTTCGCTCCAGGACGACCCGGAGCTGTGGAGCATGAAGGTGCGCTCCACCACGAACCCCGTTCAGTTGGCGCTGTGGCACGGCGCCGGGCCTGTGACCATCTATGCCACCTACGCGTCGCTGGGGGTGCTCACGGAGGCGTTCGAGGGCGTCTACGGGCAGCAGTTGGCCCCGATGGACCTCGCGGTGGTCGATGAGGCGCACCGGACGTCGGGCTCGATGGGTAAGGCGTGGGCGGATATTCATGATCAGACGAAGATCCCGGCGCACCGCCGGCTGTACCTGACGGCGACGCCGCGGATCTGGGAGGAGCGCCTGAACCGCGAGGTCGCCGAAGGGGTACGTGACCCGCTGCCGCGTGAGATGGCGGCCTCCATGGACGACGAGAAGGTCTTCGGGCCGGTCCTCTACAAGCTCAGCCTGGCGTCGGCCGTGTCGCGCGGCCTGCTTGCGCGGTATCAGATCATCGTTCTGGAGCTTCAGGACCCGGTCGTCACGCCCGAGCGGCTGATGGGTGAGGAGCGGCACACCGAGGAGGTCCGCGGGCAGCGGCTCGGGGCGCTGCAGGCGGCGTTGCTTCACACGATGGCGCAGCACAACCTCCAGACGTGCATCACCTTCCACCACCGGACCATAGAGGCGCAGGCTTACGCGGAGGGCCTTGAGCGGGTGGCTAAGCGGTTGCACGTGGATCAGCCGGAGGCGTACCCGTCGGAGGTCTGGGCGGACTGGCTGTGCGGCGAGCACGTCCCCGAGCGCCGGCGGGGAGTCCTGGGCGGCTTCGGGTCCACCGCGCTGCGGGCCGTCCTGTCGAACTGTCGTGTCCTGGGCGAGGGCGTCGACATCCGCGCCGTGGACAGCGTCGCCCTCCTGGACCCCAAGGGCGCTCCGCACGACATCGTCCAAGCCATCGGCCGGGCCCTGCGGCAAAAGCCCGGACAAGGCAAAGTCGCCTCTCTGATCGTGCCGGTGTTCCTCCAGCCCGGAGAAAAGCCGGAAGACATGTTCACCTCCGGGTCGTACCGGCCTTTGGTGAAGGTACTGGAAGGCCTGCGCGCTCACGATGAAGAAGCAATCGAGTTGCTGGCCATTCCACAGGAGCCGCAGAAGGACGTCGCGCAGCCGTCCGAGTACATCGGTCCACCGCCCGAGGAAGGCGAGGACGAATCCCGTCTGCTGCTCCGTTTTGCCGCTCCGCGTGACCCCGTGATGGTCGCTGACTGGGTGTCCTTCAACGTGATCGACACGGAGAAGCAGGACTGGGCGCGCGGCTGGGCGTCCCTCAAAAAGTTCACCGACCGTGAGCTTCACGCCAGGGTTCCGTACGGACACAAAGAGGGCGCCTACCCCCTTGGGCAGTGGGTCGCGGAACAGCGACGGGCATACGGGGCGGGGCAGATGACCGGCCAGCGCGCCCAGCGGCTCGAGAAACTGGGCATGGTCTGGTCTCCGGCCGACGAACGCTTCCAGGAGAACCTGGCGGCGGCCCGCGCGTACTACGAGGAGCACTGGACACTCTGCGCGCCCCGCACCGCATCGGCGCTGGACAAGCCGGTGGGGCAGTGGCTGTCCAACCTGCGCCGCCCCGGAGCGCTCGCCGACAGGCCGGAGTGGGAGGCCGCGCTGCGGGAGATCGACGCGGACTGGAACCCACCATGGCCAGCCGCCTGGCAACGGCACTACGCCGTGGTCCGGGAGATGCTCGCTGAGGAGACGATCCTGGCGTACGTCGAGCCGGGCGTCACCGTGCACGGGATGGACATCGGGAAGTGGCTGGCCAAGCAGCGCAAGCCCGAAGTCTGGGCGGCGCTATCGGACGGACAGCGTGAACGCCTGGAGGCCGTCGGCGTCGTCCCCCACGTTCCGGAGCCGGCGGCGCCCGCGAAGCCGTTCACGGCACCCGTTAGCGCCTTCGAGCGGGGTGTTGCGGCCTTGGCGCAGTACAAGGCCCGCGAGGGCTCTGTGAAGGTCCCCAGGGCTCACGTAGAGGCGTTGCCGGACGGGACGGAGGTCAAGCTCGGAGTATTCCTGTCCAACAGCAAGACCAGGCGCGCCAAACTCACCGCCCACAAACTCCAGGTACTGGCCGCCCTCGGACTCGACTGGGCAGCATAG